AAGAAGCCGCCGAGCTGCTGCCGACCCAGCCAAATGCAGTGACCCTCATCGCCAATCGCGACGCGGAATTCCAGACCGCCGATGTGCTCCTCACCGCCACGCTGCGCATGCGCCCCGACCGGATAATCCTGGGCGAAGTGCGCGGCAAGGAGGCCATGACCTTTCTGGAAGCCATCAACACCGGCCATGGCGGGTCCATGACCACACTGCATGCTGAAACACCGCAATTGGCCGTGCAGCGCCTCGCGATCGCGGCGCTCAAGACCGAGATCCCGATGACCTATGCCGACATGATCCAGTACATCGAGAACTCCATCGATGTGATCATCCAGGCCGGTCGCCATGATGGCAAGCGCGGCATCACCGAATTCTACCTCCCCGGCACAACTGAGATTGGAACTTCTCCATGAAGACGTTTGAATATGACATCCTGTTCTTTCCGGTGAAGAAGCAAAAGGACTACGACGAGGTGCGACGTGCTTTGAATGAGCGCGGCGCGGAAGGGTGGGAGGTTATCACCGCCGAATCCGGCGACTACGGCTACACCACTTTCTTGAAGCGTGAGACTGGTACAATGAAGGCGGCAGCGGAATGACACGGGCTATTGCAGTCACTGGCCTGCTCTTGATCTTTGGCACAACTGCTGGCGTAGCCGAGCGGAACCTGATCCCGACGCTCGACAACCACCCAAATGTTTGCCCAGACCAGCCACCTGAGCCGAAGTGGATGCAGAACATCAATGTGCGCGAATCCTATAAGCGCCTTTTGATCCAACAGATATATCGGGCTCAAAGCATGGAGCGCGTCGTAGACTCGCAAAACTGCGACTGTCCCACACGGTATCCAACTTGGGAGGACGCCGTACGCTTCTACACAGAGCGCTATGCTTCATCTAAATACTGGGACGTTGTCGAAGCGACGTCCGAATACCGACGACGGGCAAATGAACTGCGCCGCGCCGCCATGCCAATCTGCGTAGCAGCTGGCAACTGGTAGCAATCCATGAGTGTCGTCACCTACTTCGTGGAAACGTCCGAAGGGTATCTAGATACCGCTGCCGAAACTCAGTTTGGTGCGGTCGCAGCAACGGTCGGCACGTTGCTGGTTCTGGGCACAACACTAGTTGTCATTCTGGTCTTCATCAACATGATCTACCAGTATCGCGCCATGGACGGCCGAACTGCCTTTTGGCTGGCCGTGAAGGTCGGACTTATAGGGGTCTTCGCGGCCAACTGGGTCCAGTTCAATGCGCTTGCCTCAGCAATACTGAACGGAATTGACAGCATTGCCGGGGCACTTGTGGCTTCTGTCGGCGGCGGATCACCTGGTCCGTCCGGTACCTTTGCAGAGGAATTTGACGAACTGATTGCAGCGCTCGGGGACTATCTGAATGCTGCGGGATCTGAGCTGAACTGGATGGCGGGTGCCTTGTTGGACACACTCGGGGTTCTGCTGCTCTCGATTCTTGGCGGGTTGGCGGCGTTCATTGTTGTGGCGTCCCGGCTCATGATCGCTCTGCTAATTGGCATGGCGCCAGTGATGATATTCTTGACCCTGTTCGAGGTGACCAAAGATTACTTCGCGCGCTGGTTATCCGCGCTCATTTCATTCGCGATGTATCCGATCGTAGTCGCCGGAGTGTTCGCGACGATCACGGGGGTCTCTCGGGCGCTTCTTGCCGAGCTTGGTGACCCAGAGGGCGCCTCGAACATAGGGGCCCTTCTCCCATTTTTCATGATGGTGCTGATGGCAAAGGGTTTCATCATAGCAACACCGTTCTTGGTTCGGGCGATTTCTGGAAACATCATGATGCCAGCGCTCTCAGCCGGCTTTGGCGGCAGCTATGCCTTTGCCAGAGGGCTTGCAGGTAGCCAGCAGGTCTACAACCGATACGCTATCGGGGGCGCAACTGGGGCTGAATACGCAGCCCTTCGAGCGCGACAATTCTTTGGCATGCAAGCGTTGCCGAGCCGACCAAATTCAGTTGGAGGGCCTGTTCCGGCTCGTCCGGGTGACGCAACCGGAACAGGCGCCCGAATGCTGGCACAGCTTTCAAGACTTGGTAGGTTGGGCAGGCGTTGACAGCCAGATGCCAAAAACCTGCCAAAACCGCAAAGGTTTTGCTGGGGGTTTTTGGCATAGCTAAGCGCTTGATTTTTTGGGGGGGGCAGGGAACTCGGACAAAAACGACCGTATTTGTCCTGCATGTTATGACCAGTGGTTTTTGTCCAGTTCAGCAATCAGCTTGGCTGCTATTCTGATCTTCGCTATACATCGCTTACGGTCGGCAGACACCGAGGCGTCGCTGCTCCTGCGGGAGAGCTAAACCTGCCATTTCGACTGAACGGCAATGTATCTATTCACACGGACTAGAGCGCCGCGTCATTAAGCCAGCGACCGATGATGACCACCGGTGCTCGATGTGGATGAATCATGCCGAAGACCCCTCTGCCGCTGCGAGCGGACGACTTGACGATTTTTGTGCGCGCACTCTCCGAACAGCTGGGTGACGTAAGCCCGTCGCATCTCACACTTATGAACATGGCCGCGCGTGCAGCGGGCTATCAAAATGTCCAGCATATGCGTTCGGCGCATGCAGCCGAACTAAGGCTAACGCGCGCTGTTGGTGAAACTCCTGTGAATGCGCGAGCCGTAGAGCGCGCCTTGCACCAATTCGACATCAAAGGTCGTCTAAAACAATGGCCATCGAAGCGAAGCGTCCAGACGCTTGCTCTTTGGGCGCTATGGGCGACATTCCCCACCAGCCAACCTTTGAAGGAGCAAGAGGTCAACGAGCGCTTAGCCCAGGAACATCTATTCGGTGATCCAGCGACACTCCGCCGGATGATGATTTCTTGCGAGCTTTTGTCACGCCGCGACGATGGAACAGACTATCGACGGATCGAACAGAAACCGCCCGCTGAGGCCAAAGCGTTAATCCGAGTTCTTGGATCACGCCGATTGACGCGCTCTCTGAAAGTTGCGGAGACCAAAAATGCATAGGGGCTCCTGCTTGTGTGGCGTTGTTCAGATCGCCATTGAAGGCGACCTCCCGCAACCAAATGCTTGCCATTGCGTCGCTTGCCGGAAGCAAACAGGTCATTTCGGAGCTTCACTCGATGTGCCTCGCTCACGGCTGCATGTGCAGGGCGAAGAAGCTATCTGCTGGTACCAGTCGTCGGAAAAGGTCAGACGAGGTTTCTGTGGCACCTGCGGTTCGACATTGTTCTGGGACCCGATCCAGCACGACTGGACTGCTGTGGCGATGGGCATCCTCGATGGTCCAACCAAGACTTCGCTGTCGATGCATATCTTTGTCTCGGAGAAGGGCGATTACTACGAGATCAAGGACGGGCTTCCACAGAATGCCCGGTAGCGCGACCTTATGCTGGTCAAAACTCAGACGTTTCTGTCACTGGCTAAATCGACTGTTTTCGCCGCTAACCTGTTTTGCCGGACTACTTCACTTTCTTCAAGATACTCAACCACTTCCAAGGTTATGATTGTTTCGGTTTGAAGAACTGGTTTGAAACAGGATCAAGAGATCCAAATGCACAGCGCGAAGGGTAAGTGACTGCGTTCACATAAATGGCAATTTATTGGAAAATAGATCTTTTTGCGTGTGAACCACTTCAAAAAAATGCACTATTAAATTTGGAGCATCCATCACTTCTCTGGTGCCCTCGTTAGCAGTGTAGGAGCTTTCATCATGATCCCTTTAATGCAGTCGCCCACGGACCATCTACTGACACGTTTGTTGGCGAAAGCGTTTGGCCTAAATGCTGGGAGCCGCTTGCTGGATATTGGGTGCGGATCAGGTTACTCAGGCATCGCACTAAGCGAATATTTTGGATGCACAGTCGATTTTGTAGATGTGTCGCAAAGCCGAGTAAATGAAGTTAGCGTAGCTGCAGCGGCAAAAAATATCAGCAATCAGTGTAAAACATTTCATTCTACAGCAGAAGAGTACGTTGAGACCTGTAACGAAACTTATGATTTTGTGATAGCTCATGGAGGATTGCTTAGCCTAACAGGACCAAGCCTAATTGAAACGATCTCCAAGAAATGTCTTACTGCTAACGGAATTGTGCATGCTTCCATGCTGACTCTACGGCGTGTGCCATACAAACAGTTGGGGGGGTGCGATGTCCCGCAGCATGTTCCAGAAGAGGTCACCGAACAATATAGGAATACTGTTCTTTCCTCAACGACACGATGGCTGCCATTTGAAGATGAGGCAGTAACGGCTATTGAGCATGCAATTGGTTCGTGCTGGGCTTCAAGGTCGTCTGGCTTAGTTTGGTCCGAATATTACGCAAACATGTATTCAGCAGCCCCGAGTTCTACTGGGTTAGCAGAAGATGATACGTTTTGCAGGTCAACCGCAATCGACGAGGCATACTATAAGCTGATTGGTCAGAAATATATTGACTATACTTCACTTGTTGCGTCGCGCTCCCCACTTTCTGGTTTGCTTTGATCGAAATCGAGAGCTTTCGAAGCCTTGTCCAGAAACGCATCGTTAAAGTAACGTCCCTCTACAGCTTGCCGATGCAATCCAAGCCACAGATCATTGTCTTTCTGTTTGCCGATGAAGCGAAGCCATATGTCTTCCCATTCCTGAATATCAGACTTAGACATGCCAAGATCCAGCCCAGCCTTATTGGTCAAATAGAACATTCGGCTAATATGTGCATAGCTTGAATATGAATACACAAATGCAGGCAAGTCTTCGTCTCGAGTTCCCTCTGGTAGTCGAGAGCCAAAAACCTTTCGAATTGTATGAGGCGATGCAGTCATCATGCCATAAACAAGTGTATCAATTTGCCCTTCGGCGGAAATTACAAAATCAATAGCCCGCGAGTTCCGAAACTTACGAAGGTTTTGGATGGCTATGTACGCTGCTATCGCAACGATCAGCAAGTTCGCCAGTGAAATTGCTACAGCAAGGTCAAATGATGAAGCAAGATAAGAGAACAGTTCGGAGATCCCTCCTGAACTTGATTTTGGACTATTGGCCATTACTACTTGATCGTTTTCCATACGTAAGCTTAGACTGACCTCACACAAGGAGGAAGATACTGATGTCCATTTATGCGAAAAAAGCTGCAACCTACGAACAATCGGCGGAAACTGCTAAACAGAGTCAAGTGAAGCAGAGCCAGTAGTGGTTCGGGCCAGTGACAGTACTGTCCAGTTCAAATGACCTACTGTTGCTGTCCTGGGGGGGGGGCTTTAGTATTTCACTGGCCTCATCGTTTCAAGCCGCAGGGATGTCCGTTAGGCATTGCGCCCTCAGAACTGTCGAAAAACAGAATCCGCTCTTGGACAATTTGGTTTTTGCTGAGGATGCCCTTTCCACATCTCGAACCATAGTATGGTGGCCATCTTTTGCTCAGGGAACGCTGCCAGGACAAACGCTTGACGCGGAAGCCCTAGCTAACAAGCAGTTCGAATCCGAGCAGTGGAATGCGCTCTCATGGCTATATGACGAAAGCGAATCACACTTTCCGCTTGGTCGACCTGCCAACTTAATGAAATGGTCATCCCGCGCCCCAGCGATATGGTTAGCAAGAAAATTAGGTATCGGAATACCAAGGTATTGCCTCGCACTTAACGGCGTAGACGCATCCGAATTTATTTCTAGAATACATTCGTCAGGGTCTAAAGTGATGATGAAAAGATTGTCTGACAATCGTTTTTTTATTGATGGTCGAGTGTCGATCCCAGTAATTGTAGAAACTGAAGACTTTGCAAACAGTGGTCCGTTGGACGCACCTATTTGGCTTGAAGAGATCGTAGAACCTAGTAATGAAGCAAGAGTATTTGTAGTCGGCGATAATGTAAGGGTTTTTGACATTCAGGACGTCGGTGGCAATGCGCTGGACGCCCGTTTACAAGGTGATCGAAAGTTCGTGCGTGGGCAAATAAGTAGCGAAAATTCCAAGAATTTGGAGGAGCTAACTCGCGCAATGAAACTACGGTATTGTTGCTTCGACATTCTCCTCAAACAGAACGAAATGATTGTAATAGACGTAAACCCACTGGGCACAACAGATGGGTTCCCTGTGAAGTTCACGAAAGAAGTTCAAAGCTTGATTGCGAACGAAGTACTATCTTGGGTAAGTATGCCCCTTGATGAAAAGAGGGCTCTTTGAGCGTTTCATTTGAGCGGGAACTGCAATCGACTTAACCTTCCTCGACTTCCACTGGCGACTCACGCAACAAGGTATTTCAAGAGCATATCGCGCAGGATCACCACTGGAATATGACTGCGCTGACCCTGATTCTGCATCAAAAAATGAACTCACAAGGCGACCATGCGTGTCAAAGAAGTGAATATCTAAATCAAAAGACATGCCATTCATGCCAAAGTGCTGACGTTCACAAACAGGCAAAACAAACAGCGCTGCTTTGAAGCGAGAAGTTGAAGCAAACAAGGACAGACCGTTGATTATTTGTTTTTTCTTCCTGAACGCTATAGTTGGCAAACGTATTAAAGATTGATCTGTCGACACGACAACCGCACACATTTCGAAATGCACGGCCCCCCGTGAAAACAAATAGTTCGGATAGCCAAGCAAGGAAAACTGCTTTTTATGAAGTCGTTTAGAATGTTCCCTCATACCAATACCCGTGCGCCATCCTCGTTGTCGCAATCGCCGACCAAAACAAACGTCACGTCTGCCCCGTCTTTCTCGTATAAACGGCGGTATTTCAGGTTTCCGCTAAGCGGATCGCGCACCTGATCATGGCGACAGCTATGTTCAATTCCGTTCTCGACCCACGCGGCAACGCCCGCTTGCGTCACCAATGACAACGGCTGGCCATCCAGCAAAATCGTCTCACCCACAACTTCGATATGGTTCATCGCTTCAATCTCCTGTCTGTGATTTGTTGGTTTGCTTCATAAGCTATGACCTCTCCCTCGGTCCACATCCCGCGAGATTTCCTCTTCCTTATCGTCCCGTTCCAGCTCTCGGTCATCCTCGATGTCCAGCTTTTCGCGCGGCTTGTTCAACACGTTGTCCAGCCTCTCCCTGATTGAAGGCTTCGGTCCAGGTTCAACGCCTTGCTCCAACTCGGAATGCCCGTCCAGCTTGTGGCTGGTCGCCTGTGGCACACCCCCCGCATCACGGTCCAATATGCCCTTCAACCGCTCACGGGCATAATTGTATCCTTCCTTGCCATCGTCGAGGGTCCGCTCCTCACCCCTGCCCTTGTCCAAGATACCGGCCAACCGCTCCCGCACATCCTCAGCCCCACGCTCACCACTGCGGTCTTTATCGACTGCGGCGCGTAGTGCTGCCAGACCAGCGGACAGGTAATCCCCCCATTTTTAATGGGGACCAGCCGTAGAATTTAGGCGGCTGTTTTCAGTTTCATGGCGGGTGTCATGCCGCCGATGCCCATGTTGGGTCGCTCGTTGTTGTAAGTCCAGAGCCATTCAGTTGCTTGGTCTTGTGCCTCCTCGATGGTTTCGAAGATGTATTGCCCAAGCCATTCGCCGCGAACGGTGCGGTTGTAGCGTTCAATGTAGGCATTTTGTTGTGGCTTGCCTGGCTGGATGTATTCCAGTCGAACATTGCGTTTTTCGGCCCATTCCATCAGCTTACCACTAATATATTCTGGGCCATTATCGACGCGAATTGTCTGCGGTTGACCGCGCCATTCGATGATGCGGTTTAAGCTTCTGACCACCCTCTCTGCGGGCAGCGAGAAGTCGACTTCGATGCATGCCCTCACGATTGAAGTCATCCAGCACGTTCAATGTCCTGATCAAGCGCCCATCTGCCAGCTGATCCGCCATGAAATCCATCGACCACGTCTCATTGGGCCTGTCAGCACCACCAGAGGCTCGGGCTTGTCCCGTTTCAGCCGTTTCTTTGGCTTGATCCGCAGATTTAGCTCCAGCTCGCAATAGACCCGGTAGACCCGTTTGTGGTTCCAGCCATAGCCTTGCACGTTGCGCAAATACAGAAAACACAGGCCAAAGCCCCAGTTACGCTTGTTTGCGGTCAGACGTTCCAGCCAATCGGCGATCTCTTCATTCTCATCGCTCAGGATTGGGCTGTATCTGTAGCAGGTTTCGCTGATCCCGAACGTCCTGCACGCCAACGCGATGCTTACGTCGTGCCGTGCGACCGCATTCATGGCCATCTCTCGTCGCAGAGACGGCCTTAACGCTTTTTTCCAAGCGCTTCCTTCAGCAGATCGTTCTGCATGCTCATCTCAGCATACATGCGCTTCAGACGGCGGTTCTCTTCCGCCATATCCTTCATCTCGGAAATCAATGACGCATCCATCCCGCCAAACTTCGCGCGCCACTTATAAAAGCTGGCGCTGCTCATTCCATGCTCGCGGCAAAGCTCTGAGACTGGCACACCGCCCTCCGCCTGCTTCAACACTGCCATAATCTGCGCGTCGCTAAATCGTCCGTTCTTCATCGTAAATCTCCTCAGATATCTTGCCGAGAAAATTCTACTTTTGAACACCACTATTTTTAGGGGGTATTACCGACCCAGCCGAGATTAGCTCTGTGCCGGAAAAGCGGCGCACATGGCCGATGACGCCATACGGCCGGTCTGCTGCGCCGCCGCATCTCCGCTCGAGCCCGATAACAGGCCTAATATAAGACGGCTTCTCGTTGTAGAAAGCAGTGGGTCTCAGAGCGACTGATTTCCTTGAAACCATGCCGTCGATAGAGCGAGCCAACCGGGTTCCAGTGCAAATACTCCAGTCTAACAGGAAACCTCATATCATCAGCCATCGCGAGGCAGTGCGCGAGAATGGCAGACCCTACTCCCCAGCCTTGATGCTCCGGGAACAGGTAAAACTCTCCAATCCGTAGATGATCCGGTAGCCTCTGAAACGATAACGTTCCAAGTTTGTGCTCCGCGCGCCTTATCTCGAAAAACGGCTTCTCGCTGTAATTGCGCGCATGCATATTTCGTTGGAATGCTTCATCCCAATTCCATCGCTTTACGATGTGCGGCCTCATAGCCGCTCGTTTGGCTTCGAAGGCAAAGTCAATCTCACTGGGATCGCTACCAAGCCGAGCAAACCGTAGATCAGGAGGGAGGTCCGGGATTTCCATGCCATCAACCTTTTCAGATCATGGCAGTGTCGGCAATGCCCGCATACCAGCCCATTTCGCGGCGCGTGACGAGGGTCTTCTTCGAGCCGATACTGTTGAAAAACTCACCTCGTTGCACAAACTCACCGGATCGCCAGAATATCTTCCGCGAAGGCTCCATTTCAAAACGCGATCTTCCGATCGGTCGATTGCGAGAATGATATTCCAGTTTTCGAAAGTAATTTTCGCAGCTTGGAGTTTTTCAACAGTATCAGCCCATTGCGGTCATTCGCCGTCTGCCCGAAGCTACATCTTCGGAATGTGCAATGGGTATGAGGATGAGTTAATGATCAAAATACGTCAGAGTTTGATCCTGCCAACACAACTTGGATTCTTGTCATTTGAGGCACAGGTGACTGGGGCTTCCCTTGTGGACGATGACATATCGCTGCGAGGTATAGCATTCGCTCCGAAGCTACCTGCAGGGATGATCACATCGACATGCACGGCGGTGCTGCTTCAGGTTCGGCAGGGCAAGGAGCTACAAAGCCTCCGATTGCATGCGGAACTCGCTACAGAAGCCGTAGCGAGTGCATGCATAGGTGAGTATCTTGATGCGCAAGAATGGAGCGACGGAGAAAGCCTCGTCGTCATCGGAACAGAGGACAGTCAGGCACTGGATATTCGCTATCCCGGCATGGGCTTCGCAGACATCCTTAGCGTCGATTTCGGACCCCAATCAATGACGCTTAAGATCGACCGGCTTCCCTCATCACCCGCCGCATCCTTCCACTTCATTGTTGCTGAAAATCCAGACCCTGAGCCCGTCGAACTCTCAGCTTGGTTCGCAGTAGATCAGTCGCACAAAGAACTGCTTCGGTTGACATAACGAACGTCCGCTACGTCCCGCACTTCCGACAATGACCGGCCTTCCGGTGAAGGTCCACTGTCTGGCGTAAGTCGGTCAAAACTCACACGTTTCTGACACCGGCGGAATCCACCGTTTGTGGCAGAACTGAGCGGAATCCATCATGGGAAAGGCCACCATTCGATCTCCGCCTCGCCCATGGCTTGGAGGGCTTGGTTCACGCTGATCAGAGGGTTGGCACCGTTGAAGTACGTACCCCCCCTATACGCAGTAGGATGCGGGTGAGCGATGGAGGCGGTACGCGGAAAGTCATCAGGTTCCGGAATGCTTCGTCGGAACACATCTTGCGCTTCTCTACCGAGCAGCAAGAAAACAGTCCCGCCTTGCGCCGCCGCGATCTGTCGCAGGAGGTGTTCGGTCACAAGCCGCCAGATCTCCTTATGCGCACTTTGGTGCTTCTTGTGCGTGAAGGTCCAGCTGGCGTTAACGAACAGCACTCCCTGCTCCTGGAGGCAGTCGAAAAATCTGACTGTCTGGGGGGGCGGGTCACCTAACATCGCACGAAGATTCCGCCAAGGCTCCGGGCCACCTAAGAGCCCAAGGGCCACCGCCGACTGCACCAGACGCCGGAGAGCAGGCCGAGTAGTTTCCGATATCCGTCCCGCGACACCGTCCTCAAAGCTACGCCCGGTCGCTCTATCAGGTTCGGTATACGGGTCCTGGCCAATAAGGACGACTCGAACATCGGTCGGCAGCAGTCCCGTGAACGGGAGAAACAGACGTCTCGCGCCTTCAGCATCATGCAGGGGTGGGTAGGGCGCAAAAGCGCCTTCTTCGCCCTGTGCCCCAACGAGCTTATCTGCTTCCAGATTGGGGGCAATGATCGCCTCCCGCCAGTTTTCCGGGACGGTGGCCGCCCAGTCAGCCAAGGCTTGCTGCATGTCGTTGCGCAGGCTCACGTGCGTCCCTCCCAGGCGGAAACCCTATCAGTAGAATCACATTCTACTGGTACCGGAGTTTTGGATCGCAAGGTTCGAATAGAGAAGCATCATACCTCATAACTCCATTAAAATGACTTAAAGCCACTTAAAAGCCCTTATATGCTTGACAAGGGCCTTAATAATCAATATATTGTTCTTATCAGGCAATAAGACATGCTTTATATTGAAAGGACTTTATATGAATGACAATTTCCAACCAGCAATCGCGGACGCCGTGAAAGCGCTTTACGAACGAGATGACAACGCCAAGAAACTGTTTGATTGGGTCGCATCGCTCCGGCGAGATGCGACAGCAACAAGCATCGAAAGAATATCTGCCAGACTAGGGATTTCCCGAAGTGCAGCCGTATCATTGGCGAAAGCCCTCGAAGAAGCGGGCTGCGGTGAGTTTATCGTAGGGCGAAGAGGCAGTTCTTCCCGCTTTGAGTGGTCGTATAGCCGCGTTAGCCTCGGACAGGTTGCCGCTGGTGAGGCGGACGAAATCGAACTGGTTTCGGACCCAATTTCAGAAACCGAAGAGGAAACCTTTAGCGCGGAAGGATTGGACGGCCCTCTGACCATACAGAAGGCGAAGTCTATGTTGGCCAAGACTCTGGGGGTTCAACCAGATCAGATTGAAATCCAGATTCGGGCTTAACTAGATCGCCCTGCGGGCATTCCATGCCCGTCCGCGCGAAGCGCCGGGCCTGCTGACGGGGGCCTTGATCATTTCAGCGGTGCGAGCTGTTACTCAGCGGCCATCCGGTCGGCCCGCGCGGTGCGGTCCATGATGTAGTCCACGGCTTTCTGCGCCTCCGACGCAGCGCGGAATATCGCGCGGCTGTCTTCCTTAATCGCCTCAAGCCATCCTTCAACATAGGCCGCGCTCTGGTCGAATTCAGGCTCCAACCCGATCTGCGCGCAAAGCATGCAGTTCCCTATTTCAGCGACCAGCTCCTCGAACGCGTAAGCCTTGCGGTCGTTGAACCGGCCCAAGCGGTCCAGCCGCTTTGTTGCGCCTGTCCAGTGGGTCAGCTCATGCGCCAAGGTGCCGTAATATCCTGCGGCCCTGTGAAAAGTTGCGATCGGCGGCATGTGGATGCGGTCGGTCTTGATGTTGTAATAGGCGCGCGGCTCCTCAGTGCTGTCGATCTGCGCGCCGGTCGCGGCAAAGAACGCCTCCAACGCGGGGTCGACCTCGGTGCCAAGATCACGGGGCGGACCAGGCAGGATATAGAATTCTGCGGGCAAGCCCTCGATCTGGTCGGCATTGAAGACGCGGTAGGCCTTGGCATAGGGGATCTGGCGCTCCTCGCCGTTCTCGTCCTCGCGCTCGACGGTGCCGTATTTCACGACCGTGGCAGATTTCTCGCCCTTGCGGACATGGCCCCCAAGCTGCTTGGCCTGATTGAACGTCATCCAGCGAGCTGAGCTATAATCCTTGGCCA
The genomic region above belongs to Sulfitobacter sp. M39 and contains:
- a CDS encoding type IV secretion system protein; this encodes MSVVTYFVETSEGYLDTAAETQFGAVAATVGTLLVLGTTLVVILVFINMIYQYRAMDGRTAFWLAVKVGLIGVFAANWVQFNALASAILNGIDSIAGALVASVGGGSPGPSGTFAEEFDELIAALGDYLNAAGSELNWMAGALLDTLGVLLLSILGGLAAFIVVASRLMIALLIGMAPVMIFLTLFEVTKDYFARWLSALISFAMYPIVVAGVFATITGVSRALLAELGDPEGASNIGALLPFFMMVLMAKGFIIATPFLVRAISGNIMMPALSAGFGGSYAFARGLAGSQQVYNRYAIGGATGAEYAALRARQFFGMQALPSRPNSVGGPVPARPGDATGTGARMLAQLSRLGRLGRR
- a CDS encoding DUF2087 domain-containing protein, with protein sequence MPKTPLPLRADDLTIFVRALSEQLGDVSPSHLTLMNMAARAAGYQNVQHMRSAHAAELRLTRAVGETPVNARAVERALHQFDIKGRLKQWPSKRSVQTLALWALWATFPTSQPLKEQEVNERLAQEHLFGDPATLRRMMISCELLSRRDDGTDYRRIEQKPPAEAKALIRVLGSRRLTRSLKVAETKNA
- a CDS encoding GFA family protein — protein: MHRGSCLCGVVQIAIEGDLPQPNACHCVACRKQTGHFGASLDVPRSRLHVQGEEAICWYQSSEKVRRGFCGTCGSTLFWDPIQHDWTAVAMGILDGPTKTSLSMHIFVSEKGDYYEIKDGLPQNAR
- a CDS encoding SAM-dependent methyltransferase → MIPLMQSPTDHLLTRLLAKAFGLNAGSRLLDIGCGSGYSGIALSEYFGCTVDFVDVSQSRVNEVSVAAAAKNISNQCKTFHSTAEEYVETCNETYDFVIAHGGLLSLTGPSLIETISKKCLTANGIVHASMLTLRRVPYKQLGGCDVPQHVPEEVTEQYRNTVLSSTTRWLPFEDEAVTAIEHAIGSCWASRSSGLVWSEYYANMYSAAPSSTGLAEDDTFCRSTAIDEAYYKLIGQKYIDYTSLVASRSPLSGLL
- a CDS encoding ATP-grasp domain-containing protein; the protein is MDNLVFAEDALSTSRTIVWWPSFAQGTLPGQTLDAEALANKQFESEQWNALSWLYDESESHFPLGRPANLMKWSSRAPAIWLARKLGIGIPRYCLALNGVDASEFISRIHSSGSKVMMKRLSDNRFFIDGRVSIPVIVETEDFANSGPLDAPIWLEEIVEPSNEARVFVVGDNVRVFDIQDVGGNALDARLQGDRKFVRGQISSENSKNLEELTRAMKLRYCCFDILLKQNEMIVIDVNPLGTTDGFPVKFTKEVQSLIANEVLSWVSMPLDEKRAL
- a CDS encoding DUF192 domain-containing protein, with product MREHSKRLHKKQFSLLGYPNYLFSRGAVHFEMCAVVVSTDQSLIRLPTIAFRKKKQIINGLSLFASTSRFKAALFVLPVCERQHFGMNGMSFDLDIHFFDTHGRLVSSFFDAESGSAQSYSSGDPARYALEIPCCVSRQWKSRKVKSIAVPAQMKRSKSPLFIKGHTYPR
- a CDS encoding GNAT family N-acetyltransferase, with product MEIPDLPPDLRFARLGSDPSEIDFAFEAKRAAMRPHIVKRWNWDEAFQRNMHARNYSEKPFFEIRRAEHKLGTLSFQRLPDHLRIGEFYLFPEHQGWGVGSAILAHCLAMADDMRFPVRLEYLHWNPVGSLYRRHGFKEISRSETHCFLQREAVLY
- a CDS encoding uracil-DNA glycosylase family protein, translating into MSLRNDMQQALADWAATVPENWREAIIAPNLEADKLVGAQGEEGAFAPYPPLHDAEGARRLFLPFTGLLPTDVRVVLIGQDPYTEPDRATGRSFEDGVAGRISETTRPALRRLVQSAVALGLLGGPEPWRNLRAMLGDPPPQTVRFFDCLQEQGVLFVNASWTFTHKKHQSAHKEIWRLVTEHLLRQIAAAQGGTVFLLLGREAQDVFRRSIPEPDDFPRTASIAHPHPTAYRGGTYFNGANPLISVNQALQAMGEAEIEWWPFP
- a CDS encoding ArdC family protein, with the translated sequence MTAEKFDVYSHVTNQIIAQIEAGTPPWRKPWTGSGASVSLPERFNGEAYRGINILMLWATAMAKDYSSARWMTFNQAKQLGGHVRKGEKSATVVKYGTVEREDENGEERQIPYAKAYRVFNADQIEGLPAEFYILPGPPRDLGTEVDPALEAFFAATGAQIDSTEEPRAYYNIKTDRIHMPPIATFHRAAGYYGTLAHELTHWTGATKRLDRLGRFNDRKAYAFEELVAEIGNCMLCAQIGLEPEFDQSAAYVEGWLEAIKEDSRAIFRAASEAQKAVDYIMDRTARADRMAAE